The following coding sequences lie in one Arachis stenosperma cultivar V10309 chromosome 5, arast.V10309.gnm1.PFL2, whole genome shotgun sequence genomic window:
- the LOC130980966 gene encoding uncharacterized protein LOC130980966, translating into MVTTSDQEDEDEQSDLSQQPENNSTEEEDRDHQEPEISQQELLKLYAPFPQLLNGAVGKRIYSRFLDLFASLHVNIPFIKAIQQMPAFIKYMKELLPRKSSLKGGQTIVLNKECSALIQPELPAKRRDPGSFHIPCAIGETMFDRALCDLGASINLLPLSLVKRLQINEIMPTDVVIRLADKTQKQAIGVVENVLLKVMKYFLPTDFVILDMEKSHTHPIILGRPFLATARALIDVEKGELILRIHDERLSFNVFKLSQEVDQEHKEPSKDHDEMLKEEASTEAYPTYLETPLVDKQGKQQLPQLKEKLEEPKPLEACEDNITNPLEKEVIKSKAISKDTRKKVPSKWRNKKIPMEDFSPGDRVISAYFPDIPPNLPTVPSQLPKVFTINRILSLEHVEIIDTTNGYKSTARGKDFKHYQPP; encoded by the coding sequence ATGGTCACTACAAGTGATCAAGAGGATGAAGACGAGCAAAGCGACCTCTCCCAACAGCCTGAAAACAACTCAACAGAGGAGGAGGATagagatcaccaagaaccagaAATCTCACAACAAGAGTTGCTGAAGCTCTATGCACCATTTCCCCAACTGCTCAATGGTGCTGTggggaagagaatatactcaagGTTCCTAGACTTGTTTGCATCTCTGCATGTGAACATACCATTCATCAAGGCCATACAACAAATGCCTGCATTCATCAAGTACATGAAGGAACTTCTTCCTAGGAAAAGCTCACTCAAAGGAGGCCAAACTATAGTGTTAaacaaggaatgtagtgccCTTATTCAACCTGAATTGCCTGCAAAAAGAAgagacccagggagttttcacatCCCCTGTGCTATAGGGGAAACAATGTTTGATAGAGCACTCTGTGATTTAggggcaagcatcaacttacTGCCCCTATCCCTGGTGAAAAGGCTGCAGATCAATGAGATAATGCCCACAGATGTGGTCATCAGACTGGCTGATAAGACTCAAAAgcaagcaataggagtggtGGAAAATGTGTTACTAAAGGTTATGAAATACTTTCTCCCAACAGACTTTGTCATCTTGGACATGGAAAAAAGTCACACTCACCCAATCATAttgggaagacccttcctagctacggccagagcactcatagatgtggaGAAAGGGGAGCTAATATTGAGGATCCATGATGAACGGCTCAGCTTTAATGTCTTCAAACTCTCACAAGAAGTAGACCAAGAGCACAAGGAACCAAGTAAAGATCATGATGAGATGCtgaaggaggaagcaagcacTGAAGCATACCCAACCTATCTGGAGACTCCTTTGGTTGATAAACAAGGGAAACAGCAACTACCACAGCTCAAGGAAAAGTTAGAAGAACCTAAACCTCTAGAGGCATGTGAAGACAACATCACAAATCCCTTAGAAAAAGAAGTCATCAAGAGCAAGGCAATATCAAAGGACACAAGGAAGAAGGTACCAAGCAAGTGGAGGAACAAAAAGATCCCTATGGAAGACTTCTCTCCAGGAGATAGAGTGATCTCAGCTTACTTTCCAGATATTCCCCCTAATCTCCCTACTGTACCATCTCAGTTACCTAAAGTCTTCACAATCAACAGAATTCTCTCCCTGGAACATGTAGAGATCATTGATACAACCAATGGATACAAGTCCACAGCGAGAGGGAAGGACTTCAAGCATTACCAACCACCCTGA